One region of Desulfovulcanus ferrireducens genomic DNA includes:
- the rnhA gene encoding ribonuclease HI, producing the protein MDKQPYKVTIYTDGSSLGNPGPGGWAAILKYKDKRKELSQGFKLTTNNRMELLAIIKALEALKFPCQVDLYTDSKYVSNAITQNWIKKWQKNGWKTSGKKKVKNLDLWQKLLPLLNKHQVNFHWIKSHNGDEENEKCDLLAKQAAQSDNLLIDTNYVG; encoded by the coding sequence ATGGATAAGCAGCCTTATAAGGTAACAATTTATACGGATGGATCCAGCCTGGGAAATCCTGGACCGGGTGGCTGGGCGGCAATTTTAAAGTATAAGGACAAACGCAAAGAACTTTCCCAAGGGTTTAAGCTAACTACCAATAATCGCATGGAACTCCTGGCCATTATCAAGGCCCTGGAAGCATTGAAGTTTCCATGCCAGGTGGACCTTTATACAGATTCAAAATACGTATCGAACGCCATCACCCAGAACTGGATAAAAAAATGGCAAAAAAATGGCTGGAAAACTTCCGGCAAAAAAAAGGTCAAAAACCTGGACCTGTGGCAAAAACTTCTTCCTCTTTTAAACAAACACCAGGTTAATTTTCACTGGATCAAAAGTCACAACGGGGATGAAGAAAACGAAAAGTGCGACCTCCTGGCCAAGCAGGCCGCTCAGAGTGATAATTTGCTAATTGATACCAATTATGTTGGTTGA
- a CDS encoding TPM domain-containing protein, with protein sequence MFIKRRNDNIVMQIFRGLALVAVFMAVGVLFWKHYDRTITTIQSRQSIWDQTKTLTDKQKKSIYNFSALLKKRYGLTLQLKITTKRIYIPQLDSKTIFIGLSPKYKEVIVRFPPLVEKVLGVEFLRYLQEQHFVPYFENGNWPQGLGEALSLIGQKLMEIENG encoded by the coding sequence ATGTTTATAAAACGCAGAAACGATAATATTGTCATGCAAATTTTCCGCGGCCTGGCCCTGGTAGCCGTATTCATGGCTGTAGGAGTACTTTTCTGGAAACATTATGACCGTACAATCACAACTATTCAGTCCAGACAGTCCATTTGGGATCAGACCAAAACTTTAACCGATAAGCAGAAAAAAAGTATCTATAATTTTTCTGCCCTGCTAAAAAAACGGTATGGTTTGACCCTGCAACTTAAAATAACCACAAAACGAATATACATCCCCCAGCTGGATTCCAAAACTATTTTTATCGGCTTAAGCCCTAAGTATAAAGAGGTCATTGTGAGGTTCCCCCCCCTGGTGGAGAAAGTCCTGGGTGTAGAGTTCCTGCGTTACCTGCAGGAGCAACACTTTGTTCCCTATTTTGAAAACGGTAACTGGCCCCAAGGCTTAGGTGAAGCATTAAGTTTAATTGGCCAAAAACTTATGGAAATCGAAAATGGATAA
- a CDS encoding ABC transporter permease — protein MDRSQLHNTIIYLRNFELALKAVWAYKLRSLFVVLAISLGIAALTIIISSIDGAQKKAREVVHWFGPDAVFVLGGDIKSRAVGQRVNTLTWSDAQKIERSLPGAYMVIPMRAVHDVQVKAQHKNINVSVVVGSTANYAEGWNWPLALGRDLNNDDVHRARKVCILGDEPAKQLFPDTDPLGKTILINNLAVQVIGVLAYRDFSGGGGRSINNRIIMPITTLTQRFNLDRKYFRALRVKFFHPELMDEHVQNLRALLRYEHNLGPGQADDFTILSAKEILKFLAMLQGSLVIFLGVTAAVAVIVGGFVLANLFYLSVDERKNEIGLKLALGASKLAIRVQFLTEAVILTILGAICGFGLGTLTGQILSGLGIIPIEFSLKVFLISSLSALLIGLIFGLKPANQAANLNPITALKSK, from the coding sequence ATGGACAGATCGCAACTACATAATACAATTATTTATCTGCGTAATTTTGAACTGGCCTTAAAAGCAGTCTGGGCCTATAAACTACGCAGTCTTTTTGTCGTCTTGGCCATCAGTTTAGGCATTGCAGCTTTAACCATCATTATCTCCTCCATTGATGGAGCCCAGAAAAAAGCCCGGGAAGTAGTGCACTGGTTTGGACCCGACGCTGTCTTTGTCTTAGGGGGAGACATTAAAAGCCGGGCAGTTGGACAACGGGTAAATACCTTGACCTGGTCTGATGCCCAAAAAATTGAAAGGTCCCTGCCCGGAGCTTATATGGTTATTCCCATGCGAGCTGTTCACGATGTCCAGGTAAAAGCTCAACATAAAAACATTAATGTCTCTGTAGTTGTTGGTTCCACAGCCAACTATGCAGAGGGCTGGAACTGGCCCTTAGCCCTAGGCAGAGACTTGAACAATGACGACGTACATAGGGCACGCAAAGTATGTATTTTAGGCGATGAACCAGCCAAACAACTTTTTCCCGATACCGATCCATTAGGCAAAACCATTCTTATCAATAATCTAGCTGTCCAGGTCATTGGTGTTCTGGCTTATCGAGACTTTTCAGGTGGAGGAGGAAGATCCATTAACAACCGCATCATCATGCCCATTACAACTTTAACACAAAGATTTAACTTAGACCGTAAATATTTTCGAGCCTTAAGAGTTAAATTTTTTCACCCGGAACTTATGGATGAGCATGTACAAAACCTAAGAGCTCTTTTAAGATATGAGCACAATCTAGGACCAGGTCAGGCAGATGACTTCACTATTTTATCGGCCAAAGAAATCTTAAAATTTCTTGCCATGCTCCAGGGGAGCCTGGTAATCTTCCTGGGGGTGACTGCCGCGGTAGCTGTAATAGTTGGCGGATTTGTCCTGGCCAATCTCTTTTACTTAAGTGTTGACGAACGCAAAAATGAAATCGGACTTAAATTAGCACTGGGTGCGAGCAAATTGGCTATAAGAGTCCAATTTTTGACGGAAGCAGTTATTTTAACTATTCTGGGAGCTATATGCGGCTTTGGCCTGGGTACACTTACTGGACAAATTTTGTCAGGTTTAGGCATTATACCAATTGAATTTTCTCTAAAAGTTTTTTTGATATCGAGCCTATCGGCCCTTTTAATTGGCCTAATTTTTGGTTTAAAACCAGCCAACCAGGCAGCTAACCTTAATCCCATTACTGCGCTTAAAAGTAAATAA
- a CDS encoding ABC transporter ATP-binding protein, with the protein MLIQLKNIHKNFVQGQDEIQVLRDINLDIEQGEFVALQGVSGSGKSTLLHIIGLLDAPSSGQYFLQGKDVSKLNDDELSKLRNSLIGFVFQSFYLVPYITALDNVLLPGLYSKTPRKKLEQRAKELLTQLGLEDRMKFKPSQLSGGQQQRVALARALINDPQLILADEPTGQLDSKTSQEIMLLFKKIHAQGKTIILVTHDPVTANFAQRTIQIIDGQIATT; encoded by the coding sequence ATGCTAATTCAATTAAAAAATATCCACAAAAACTTTGTCCAGGGTCAAGACGAAATACAGGTCTTAAGAGACATTAACCTGGACATTGAGCAGGGCGAGTTTGTTGCCCTGCAGGGAGTTTCCGGGTCAGGCAAGTCAACTCTTTTGCATATCATCGGACTTCTTGATGCTCCTTCGTCAGGCCAATATTTTTTACAGGGAAAAGATGTGTCCAAGTTAAACGACGATGAATTAAGTAAGCTTAGAAACTCACTCATTGGATTTGTCTTTCAAAGCTTCTACCTTGTTCCCTATATAACAGCCCTGGATAATGTGCTTTTGCCCGGCTTATACAGTAAAACGCCAAGAAAAAAGTTGGAACAAAGGGCCAAAGAGCTTTTAACTCAGCTAGGTCTGGAAGATCGTATGAAGTTTAAGCCAAGCCAACTCTCCGGCGGACAGCAACAACGTGTGGCTCTGGCCCGGGCCCTGATCAATGATCCCCAGCTCATCCTTGCTGACGAACCCACAGGGCAATTGGATTCCAAAACCAGCCAGGAAATCATGCTTTTATTCAAGAAAATTCATGCCCAGGGAAAAACTATTATCCTGGTCACCCATGATCCGGTTACTGCTAACTTTGCTCAGCGGACCATCCAGATTATCGATGGACAGATCGCAACTACATAA
- a CDS encoding efflux RND transporter periplasmic adaptor subunit: MRKLIFLTLVLVLIAGGGWWWKKKNSYHGPKILASATLKKGQVRKVLEATGIIKPQVGAIVKIGAQATGVITKMKVKVGDKVQKGQLVAEIDDREIRTAMVEAQSRLEKSRLALEKIKATYPLKIAQAKAILHQAKAKLDYTRSNFHKLEKLFQENLVSQDEFERAQKELAVESQNFNQASARLNELNREFAFEAKKSRVEIREAQAKLDALKVKLSYTKIYSPLTGYVSQVTAQEGETVVAGLQVANLITVLDPTRLEMWIYIDETDMGEIRPKQKVSFNVDAYPNKTFTGRIATIYPQPEIRDNIVYYQALVRITSEQARFLRPEMTAHCQIEVKTKNNVLALPNSALKWIKGKQVIFVQRPDGTVSQVKPKLGLSGLNYTEVISGLKPGDVVATQVVLKGE; this comes from the coding sequence ATGCGTAAACTTATCTTTCTCACCTTAGTTTTGGTCTTGATCGCCGGGGGAGGCTGGTGGTGGAAGAAAAAAAATTCATACCACGGCCCTAAAATTCTGGCCTCAGCCACCCTGAAAAAAGGTCAGGTGCGCAAAGTCCTGGAGGCTACCGGGATTATCAAACCTCAGGTAGGAGCCATAGTCAAAATCGGGGCCCAAGCCACCGGCGTTATTACCAAGATGAAGGTCAAGGTAGGCGATAAGGTGCAAAAGGGTCAGCTTGTTGCTGAAATTGATGACCGAGAAATTCGGACAGCCATGGTTGAAGCACAGTCCCGGCTGGAAAAGTCCCGCCTGGCCCTGGAGAAAATCAAGGCCACATATCCCTTAAAAATAGCTCAGGCCAAAGCCATTTTGCACCAAGCCAAAGCCAAACTAGACTATACCAGGTCGAATTTCCATAAACTCGAAAAGCTCTTTCAAGAAAATCTTGTTTCTCAAGATGAGTTTGAGCGAGCTCAAAAAGAGCTAGCAGTTGAAAGTCAAAACTTTAACCAGGCTAGTGCCAGATTAAATGAGTTAAACAGGGAATTTGCTTTTGAAGCCAAAAAAAGCAGGGTAGAAATTAGAGAAGCCCAGGCCAAACTAGATGCTTTAAAGGTTAAACTCAGCTATACTAAAATTTACAGTCCACTGACTGGCTATGTCAGCCAGGTTACAGCCCAGGAAGGAGAAACTGTTGTCGCTGGCCTCCAGGTAGCCAACCTGATTACTGTTTTAGACCCTACGCGTCTTGAAATGTGGATATATATAGATGAAACAGACATGGGTGAAATCCGCCCCAAACAAAAGGTCTCCTTCAACGTAGATGCCTACCCCAACAAAACCTTTACCGGTCGAATAGCCACAATCTATCCTCAACCAGAGATAAGGGATAATATTGTCTATTACCAGGCACTAGTCCGGATTACCTCTGAACAAGCCAGGTTTTTAAGACCAGAGATGACCGCTCATTGCCAGATTGAGGTAAAAACCAAGAACAATGTTCTGGCCCTGCCTAATTCAGCCCTAAAATGGATCAAGGGTAAACAGGTTATTTTCGTACAAAGGCCTGATGGTACTGTTTCACAGGTCAAACCAAAACTTGGATTAAGCGGACTCAATTACACAGAAGTTATTTCCGGACTAAAACCGGGTGATGTCGTCGCCACCCAGGTTGTTTTGAAAGGTGAGTAG